One stretch of Prunus persica cultivar Lovell chromosome G1, Prunus_persica_NCBIv2, whole genome shotgun sequence DNA includes these proteins:
- the LOC18793597 gene encoding cyclin-dependent kinase C-2 isoform X1, with protein sequence MAIAAPGQLNLNEVPSWGSRSVDCFEKLEQIGEGTYGQVYMAREIKTGEIVALKKIRMDNEREGFPITAIREIKILKKLHHENVINLKEIVTSPGPEKDDQGRPDGNKYKGGIYMVFEYMDHDLTGLADRPGMRFSVPQIKCYMRQLLTGLHYCHVNQVLHRDIKGSNLLIDNEGNLKLADFGLARSFSNDHNANLTNRVITLWYRPPELLLGATKYGPAVDMWSVGCIFAELLHGKPIFPGKDEPEQLNKIFELCGAPDEVNWPGVSKIPWYNNFKPTRPMKRRLREVFRHFDRHALELLERMLTLDPSQRISAKDALDAEYFWTDPLPCDPKSLPKYESSHEFQTKKKRQQQRQHEENAKRQKLQHPQHTRLPPIQQSGQAHSQMRPGPNQPIHGSQPPVAAGPSHHYGKPRGPSGGPSRYPPGGNPGGGYNHPNRGGQGGGGGYSSGPYPTQGRGGPYGSSGMPGAGPRGGGSGYGVGGPNYPQNGPYGGSTAGRGSNMMGGNRNQQYGWQQ encoded by the exons ATGGCAATAGCAGCCCCTGGGCAGCTTAATCTCAACGAGGTGCCTTCATGGGGTTCAAGAAGCGTCGACTGCTTCGAGAAATTGGAGCAAATTGGCGAGGGAACCTATGG TCAAGTTTACATGGCTAGAGAAATAAAGACTGGAGAAATTGTTGctttgaagaaaatacgaATGGACAATGAGAGAGAGGGG TTCCCCATAACTGCCATACGGGAAATCAAGATTCTAAAGAAGCTGCATCATGAAAATGTCATCAATTTGAAAGAGATTGTGACATCTCCAG GGCCAGAGAAGGATGACCAAGGTAGACCAG ATGGTAACAAGTATAAAGGTGGCATCTATATGGTCTTTGAATACATGGACCATGATTTGACAGGCCTAGCTGATCGACCTGGGATGAGATTTTCGGTTCCTCAGATTAAG TGCTACATGAGACAACTTTTGACGGGGCTTCACTATTGTCATGTGAATCAAGTACTTCACCGTGATATCAAAG GCTCTAATCTTCTTATAGACAATGAAGGTAATCTGAAGCTTGCAGATTTTGGGCTCGCCCGTTCATTTTCAAACGATCACAATGCCAATCTTACAAATCGTGTTATTACTCTTTGGTACAG ACCTCCagaattgcttcttggggctACTAAGTACGGCCCAGCTGTAGATATGTGGTCGGTTGGGTGTATCTTTGCTGAGCTTCTACATGGCAAGCCAATCTTTCCCGGGAAagatgag CCGgaacaattaaataaaatttttgagCTGTGTGGAGCTCCAGATGAGGTCAACTGGCCCGGAGTTTCAAAGATTCCTTGGTATAACAACTTCAAGCCAACAAGGCCAATGAAGAGACGTCTCAGGGAGGTTTTTAGACA TTTTGACCGCCATGCTTTGGAGTTATTGGAGAGAATGTTGACACTTGATCCTTCTCAG aGAATATCTGCTAAGGATGCTCTTGATGCTGAGTACTTCTGGACTGATCCATTACCTTGTGATCCGAAGAG TTTACCAAAATATGAATCATCACACGAGTTccagacaaagaaaaaacgtCAGCAGCAACGGCAACATGAAGAAAATGCAAAACGTCAGAAATTGCAGCACCCACAACATACTCGCCTCCCACCGATTCAGCAATCTGGCCAAGCACATTCCCAAATGCGGCCTGGACCTAACCAGCCCATCCATGGTTCTCAGCCCCCAGTTGCTGCAGGGCCTAGCCATCATTATGGGAAACCCCGTGGGCCCTCTGGAGGGCCAAGCAGATACCCACCTGGTGGAAACCCTGGTGGTGGATACAACCATCCAAATAGGGGTGGTCAAGGGGGTGGAGGTGGGTACAGTAGCGGCCCATATCCTACACAAGGGAGAGGCGGGCCATATGGTTCTAGTGGCATGCCTGGTGCAGGTCCTCGGGGTGGAGGTAGTGGTTATGGAGTAGGTGGTCCAAACTATCCTCAAAATGGTCCATATGGTGGCTCCACTGCTGGTCGGGGCTCAAACATGATGGGTGGAAACCGCAATCAACAGTATGGTTGGCAGCAGTAA
- the LOC18793597 gene encoding cyclin-dependent kinase C-2 isoform X2, with product MGFKKRRLLREIGANWRGNLWVSYGQVYMAREIKTGEIVALKKIRMDNEREGFPITAIREIKILKKLHHENVINLKEIVTSPGPEKDDQGRPDGNKYKGGIYMVFEYMDHDLTGLADRPGMRFSVPQIKCYMRQLLTGLHYCHVNQVLHRDIKGSNLLIDNEGNLKLADFGLARSFSNDHNANLTNRVITLWYRPPELLLGATKYGPAVDMWSVGCIFAELLHGKPIFPGKDEPEQLNKIFELCGAPDEVNWPGVSKIPWYNNFKPTRPMKRRLREVFRHFDRHALELLERMLTLDPSQRISAKDALDAEYFWTDPLPCDPKSLPKYESSHEFQTKKKRQQQRQHEENAKRQKLQHPQHTRLPPIQQSGQAHSQMRPGPNQPIHGSQPPVAAGPSHHYGKPRGPSGGPSRYPPGGNPGGGYNHPNRGGQGGGGGYSSGPYPTQGRGGPYGSSGMPGAGPRGGGSGYGVGGPNYPQNGPYGGSTAGRGSNMMGGNRNQQYGWQQ from the exons ATGGGGTTCAAGAAGCGTCGACTGCTTCGAGAAATTGGAGCAAATTGGCGAGGGAACCTATGG gtcTCATATGG TCAAGTTTACATGGCTAGAGAAATAAAGACTGGAGAAATTGTTGctttgaagaaaatacgaATGGACAATGAGAGAGAGGGG TTCCCCATAACTGCCATACGGGAAATCAAGATTCTAAAGAAGCTGCATCATGAAAATGTCATCAATTTGAAAGAGATTGTGACATCTCCAG GGCCAGAGAAGGATGACCAAGGTAGACCAG ATGGTAACAAGTATAAAGGTGGCATCTATATGGTCTTTGAATACATGGACCATGATTTGACAGGCCTAGCTGATCGACCTGGGATGAGATTTTCGGTTCCTCAGATTAAG TGCTACATGAGACAACTTTTGACGGGGCTTCACTATTGTCATGTGAATCAAGTACTTCACCGTGATATCAAAG GCTCTAATCTTCTTATAGACAATGAAGGTAATCTGAAGCTTGCAGATTTTGGGCTCGCCCGTTCATTTTCAAACGATCACAATGCCAATCTTACAAATCGTGTTATTACTCTTTGGTACAG ACCTCCagaattgcttcttggggctACTAAGTACGGCCCAGCTGTAGATATGTGGTCGGTTGGGTGTATCTTTGCTGAGCTTCTACATGGCAAGCCAATCTTTCCCGGGAAagatgag CCGgaacaattaaataaaatttttgagCTGTGTGGAGCTCCAGATGAGGTCAACTGGCCCGGAGTTTCAAAGATTCCTTGGTATAACAACTTCAAGCCAACAAGGCCAATGAAGAGACGTCTCAGGGAGGTTTTTAGACA TTTTGACCGCCATGCTTTGGAGTTATTGGAGAGAATGTTGACACTTGATCCTTCTCAG aGAATATCTGCTAAGGATGCTCTTGATGCTGAGTACTTCTGGACTGATCCATTACCTTGTGATCCGAAGAG TTTACCAAAATATGAATCATCACACGAGTTccagacaaagaaaaaacgtCAGCAGCAACGGCAACATGAAGAAAATGCAAAACGTCAGAAATTGCAGCACCCACAACATACTCGCCTCCCACCGATTCAGCAATCTGGCCAAGCACATTCCCAAATGCGGCCTGGACCTAACCAGCCCATCCATGGTTCTCAGCCCCCAGTTGCTGCAGGGCCTAGCCATCATTATGGGAAACCCCGTGGGCCCTCTGGAGGGCCAAGCAGATACCCACCTGGTGGAAACCCTGGTGGTGGATACAACCATCCAAATAGGGGTGGTCAAGGGGGTGGAGGTGGGTACAGTAGCGGCCCATATCCTACACAAGGGAGAGGCGGGCCATATGGTTCTAGTGGCATGCCTGGTGCAGGTCCTCGGGGTGGAGGTAGTGGTTATGGAGTAGGTGGTCCAAACTATCCTCAAAATGGTCCATATGGTGGCTCCACTGCTGGTCGGGGCTCAAACATGATGGGTGGAAACCGCAATCAACAGTATGGTTGGCAGCAGTAA